The Marinobacter sp. ANT_B65 genome has a segment encoding these proteins:
- a CDS encoding ABC transporter ATP-binding protein produces MTAISVTGLGKAYKQYPGKWSRLGEWLLPGNRVRHSLHWVLQDIQFEVPRGEAVGILGVNGAGKSTLLKLITGTTHPTVGHISVNGRIAALLELGMGFHPDFTGRQNVFMAGQLQGLSPQQIEDELPAIEQFAGIGEYLDQPVRVYSSGMQVRLAFALATAIRPDILIIDEALSVGDAAFQRKCFRRINEFLEEGTTLLFVTHDIDAVKKLCKRAVFLKQGRVAAYGPAKTVCDSYEKYLFGGSAPAMLEVEPEESAQQDNESQGKLDTALTSDCEISYGDGRATIEAVWLENRDGDTVNMFGSGEPMVLKTRVRFNQAVDHAVFAFMIKTREGLSLFGLDTSDHPAFSGRRFHKNETLTLKYCLANAFAPGVYYVNCGVRDDRSKELVFLHRRLDTLLFRVRTDDNTTVKSGLINVPVEIGIEERLE; encoded by the coding sequence ATGACCGCAATATCTGTAACCGGGTTGGGTAAGGCTTATAAGCAATACCCTGGCAAATGGTCGCGTCTGGGTGAGTGGCTGTTGCCGGGTAATCGAGTGCGCCACAGCCTGCACTGGGTGCTGCAGGATATTCAGTTTGAAGTGCCTCGGGGCGAAGCTGTGGGCATCCTCGGAGTTAACGGAGCCGGCAAGAGTACGTTGCTGAAATTGATTACCGGCACCACGCATCCTACTGTAGGACATATCAGCGTTAATGGTCGTATTGCTGCACTACTGGAGCTGGGTATGGGTTTTCACCCGGATTTTACCGGGCGGCAGAACGTATTTATGGCTGGCCAGTTGCAGGGGCTTTCACCACAGCAGATTGAGGATGAACTGCCAGCCATAGAACAATTTGCGGGCATAGGGGAGTATCTGGATCAGCCTGTAAGAGTTTATTCCAGTGGCATGCAGGTACGGCTGGCATTCGCATTGGCTACGGCCATTCGGCCGGATATTCTTATCATCGATGAAGCTCTCTCGGTAGGCGACGCAGCCTTCCAGCGTAAGTGCTTTCGTAGAATTAACGAATTTTTGGAAGAAGGCACTACGTTACTATTTGTTACCCACGATATAGACGCTGTAAAAAAACTGTGCAAACGTGCCGTGTTTTTGAAGCAAGGCCGGGTGGCTGCTTATGGGCCTGCAAAAACGGTTTGCGATAGCTACGAGAAATATCTGTTTGGGGGGAGTGCTCCTGCAATGTTGGAGGTTGAGCCAGAAGAGTCCGCTCAACAAGACAACGAAAGCCAGGGAAAGCTGGACACAGCGCTCACTTCCGACTGTGAAATAAGTTATGGCGATGGGCGGGCCACAATAGAGGCGGTGTGGCTGGAAAATCGGGACGGAGATACTGTCAATATGTTTGGCAGTGGTGAGCCTATGGTGCTGAAAACCCGTGTGCGTTTTAACCAGGCAGTAGATCATGCTGTTTTTGCTTTTATGATAAAAACCCGGGAGGGGCTGAGTCTGTTCGGCCTTGATACCAGTGATCATCCTGCCTTTAGCGGTCGTCGCTTTCATAAAAACGAAACCCTTACTCTCAAGTACTGCCTGGCTAATGCTTTTGCGCCTGGGGTTTACTATGTGAACTGTGGTGTGCGGGACGATCGCAGTAAAGAGTTGGTGTTCCTGCATCGCAGACTGGACACCCTGCTTTTCCGTGTACGAACAGATGACAATACCACTGTGAAATCGGGGTTGATCAATGTGCCCGTCGAAATTGGTATCGAGGAGCGCCTGGAATGA